GCGCATCTGCACATCACATTTTCAGCACTGGAGAACCCGCAATGCAGGTGGGACAGTCGTGGAAGATCGCGCTCTCGGCGCTGAAGAAGAATAAGCTGCAGACGGCGCTGACGATGGTCGGCATGACGATCGGCGTGGCTACGGTGCTGACTATGATCTCGGTGGGCACGGGGGCGCAGGCGGCGATCCACGACCAGGTGCTGGCTGCGGGGATGAACCTGCTGGTGATCCACGCCGGGAACTTTGAGACCAAGGAGGACATGGGGGATGGGGCAGATGGGGGTGTTGTTCCGGCTGCCTATGACCCGGTGGTGGATCGGCCTGCCTTGGTGAGGGTGCAGTCGGATGGGGTCGCCGAGGACCCGAATGAGGACTTCAAGCATAAGCGGGGGTATCAGCGGCCGGGCGACCTGATGCCCGGCAGGGGGGCGGCGCATACGCTGACGCTGGCGGATGCGGAGATGCTGCGCAGGATTCGAGGCGTGCAGTATGTCTCGTCGGGAGTGCGGGATTCGACGATGGTTGCGAATGGGGAGACGAAGCACTTTGCCGCGCTGCACGGGGACGACGTGATGGAGGAGCGGATTCGGCGGGCGTGGCGGTTTCCCTTTGGGCGGTTTTTTACGAAGGCGGAGGAAGAAAAAGGCGAGAACGTGGTGGTGCTGGGGGCTTATGCGAGCGAGCAGCTCTTTGGGCTGGACGACCCGGTGGGTAAGCGTGTGACGATCAAGGGCGAGAGCTTCAAGGTGGTGGGGGTGATCAGCAGTGGAAGCTGGATGATGGTTCCGGCGGAGGGGGATGACCAGTTCGATGCGGTCTATGTGCCGGTGACTACGTTGCAGAGGATGTTGCAGAGGCCTTATCTGAGCACGATCTCGGTGACGACGGCCTCGAGCGGCGATGTGACCAGGGTGCTGAAGTTGGTTCAGCAGACGCTAAGGCGGAGGCATGGGATTGGTGAGGAGATGGCGGACGACTTCATCGTCGTGAGCGAGGCGCGTAAGGCGCTGTCGCTGGGGGTGAAGCCGAATATGGTGAGCGTGGTGACGGGGAATGTGAACGGTTTGGAGCGGGTGACGCTCGACCAGTTGGGTAAGACGCTGGATGAGGCGTCGTCGACGATGACGGCGCTGCTGACCAGTATTGCGGCGGTGTCGCTGGTGGTGGGGGGCATTGGGGTGATGAACATTATGCTGCTCTCGGTGACGCAGAGGACGCGGGAGATTGGAATCAGGCGCGCCGTGGGGGCCAAAGCCGAGGATGTGCTGGCGCAGTTTTTGCTGGAGGCTATGACGCTGAGCCTTGTGGGCGGGATGATTGGGATTGCGCTGGGGTGTGCGGCTTCGGTGTATCTGACGCGGGCGGTGCAGTGGTCGACGAAGATATCCGGAGCGGCGATTTTGTTGTCGTTTGGGATATCGGCGGCGATTGGGATCTTCTTTGGGTACTATCCGGCGTTACAGGCCTCGCAGCTTACGCCGATTGATGCTTTGGGGGCGGAATGAGTAGGGTTCGGTGGACAAGTTTGTGGCAGGGATAGGTCGGGCCTTCAGCCCTTTTCCGTCGCCTCGTTCGATTACCTAGGGCTTCGCCCTAGGCTGGTATAGAGCGCGCCTTCAGCGCTCGAAGCAAGAGCAAGAGCAAGAGCAAGAGCAAGAGCAAGAGCAA
This is a stretch of genomic DNA from Granulicella sp. WH15. It encodes these proteins:
- a CDS encoding ABC transporter permease encodes the protein MQVGQSWKIALSALKKNKLQTALTMVGMTIGVATVLTMISVGTGAQAAIHDQVLAAGMNLLVIHAGNFETKEDMGDGADGGVVPAAYDPVVDRPALVRVQSDGVAEDPNEDFKHKRGYQRPGDLMPGRGAAHTLTLADAEMLRRIRGVQYVSSGVRDSTMVANGETKHFAALHGDDVMEERIRRAWRFPFGRFFTKAEEEKGENVVVLGAYASEQLFGLDDPVGKRVTIKGESFKVVGVISSGSWMMVPAEGDDQFDAVYVPVTTLQRMLQRPYLSTISVTTASSGDVTRVLKLVQQTLRRRHGIGEEMADDFIVVSEARKALSLGVKPNMVSVVTGNVNGLERVTLDQLGKTLDEASSTMTALLTSIAAVSLVVGGIGVMNIMLLSVTQRTREIGIRRAVGAKAEDVLAQFLLEAMTLSLVGGMIGIALGCAASVYLTRAVQWSTKISGAAILLSFGISAAIGIFFGYYPALQASQLTPIDALGAE